The proteins below come from a single Rhinolophus ferrumequinum isolate MPI-CBG mRhiFer1 chromosome 8, mRhiFer1_v1.p, whole genome shotgun sequence genomic window:
- the LOC117025991 gene encoding enhancer of rudimentary homolog, giving the protein MSHTILLVQPTKRPEGRTYADYESVNECMEGVCKMCEEHLKRMNPNSPSITYDISQLFDFIDDLADLSCLVYRADTQTYQPYNKDWIKEKIYVLLRRQAQQAGK; this is encoded by the coding sequence ATGTCTCACACCATTTTGCTGGTACAGCCTACCAAAAGACCAGAAGGAAGAACTTACGCTGACTACGAATctgtgaatgaatgcatggaagGCGTTTGTAAAATGTGTGAAGAACATCTGAAGAGAATGAATCCCAACAGCCCCTCTATCACATATGATATCAGCCAGTTGTTTGATTTTATTGATGATCTGGCAGACCTCAGCTGCCTTGTTTACCGAGCTGATACCCAGACATACCAGCCTTATAACAAAGACTGGATTAAAGAGAAGATCTACGTGCTCCTTCGTCGGCAGGCCCAACAGGCTGGGAAATAG